The segment TCTTCAATTTCCTTTATATTATATCCTTTTGTTTTCATTTTAATACATTGATACGTCAGGTTGCGTATACTATAATAATTCAATTATGTCTATTAATTTACACGTTTTTAAGAGAAATAAGGGCATATAATAATAGCTATCTTATAGATTAATGTTACATTCACAATTATCTAAAACATAGCATGTGATTTTCTTAACCCCTATTTTAAAATTTTAAACAAGAATTTCTAAGCTCCTTCAAATAGCTTTTTCATAATACATATATTTTTTAATACCTTATACATATATTTTTTAATACCTTCTTCATTTAATCAAAGCTTGTGCTTCTTTGAAGAAATTATTGTAAATGTATTTAATGTTTCTTATTGAAATAATGAAAAAACTTTAGAAGTTCTCATTGTCTGAGCGTAGCGAGTTATGAGAACTTCTTGAGTTTTGCACATTATTGAAATTAGAAACTTTTATATATTTACACTTTTTCTGAATGAAGCTCAAGCTTTAATTTTTACAGTTCTTCTGCTGCTTTTTCATCTAATATAAAAGTGACATCTTTGTGAAGCTGCAAAATAGATGCTGGAACTTCTGGTGATATCTTGCCCTTAATGGTTTTTATTATAGCCTCTTTTTTCGATTCTCCTGAAGCTAACAAAATTATTTTTTTAGACATCATTATAGTTTTTATACCCATGCTAAGAGCAGTTTTAGGAACCTCATCAACAGAGTTAAAAAATCTTGAATTATCCTTTATAGTTTTTTCATCAAGCTTTACCAAATGTGTTATAGGCTCAAAACTTTCATAAGGCTCATTAAAACCTATATGACCGTTAGCCCCAATGCCTAGTACTTGCATATCAATACCACCTGATGCTTCAATTTTCTTTTCATATTTTAGACATTCTTTTTCTGTATCCATTGCCATTCCATCTGGTATATTTATATTTTCTTTTTTTACATTTACATGTTTAAATAAATTTTTCATCATGAAATTATAGTAACTTTGTTCATTTTCTTTATTTAAACCATAATATTCATCTAAATTAAAAGTTTTCACACTGGAAAAGTCTAAATCTCCATTTTTATACATACGAATAAGTTCTTCATACATGCCAATAGGCGTGCTTCCTGTTGCAAGCCCTAATATAGAATCTGGTTTTAAAATAACTTGGCTTGCCATAATTTTTGCCGCTTTTCTGCTCATCTCTTTATAATCTTTTACAACTATTATATTCATAATAAATTAATCCCCCCAAATTTAATTATTATTCTTTAAATACAGTATTACCTTCAACTATAGTCATATTTATATTAAATTTTTCATCAAAAATGACAATATCTGAATCTTTTCCAATTTTTAAACTTCCTTTTTTATTATCTACTTTTAAAACTCTTGCTGGATTTATAGTAGCCATAGCAACAGCATCTTGAATTTTAATGCTGGTTTTTAAAAACATGTTCTTAACAGCATTATTTAAAGTTAAAATACTACCAGCCAAGGTTCCATCAACAAGTCTTGCAGAGTTATCTTTTACAACTACCTTTTGTCCGCCTAATTCATAATTTCCATCTTCAAGATTTCCTGCTCTCATGGAATCTGTAATTAAAACAATCTTTTCTTTACCTTTTACATTAATTAAAAGTTCAAAAATTGCTGGATGAACATGTATTGTGTCTGCAATTATTTCACAGCTAACTTTACTGTTAAATATTGCTCCAACAACTCCTGGTTTTCTGTGGTGTAGCGGAGTCATTGCATTAAATATATGGGTACTATGACTTATGCCCATATCAATCGCTTTAAGTGCCTCTTCGTAGCTTGCATTAGAGTGTCCAATTGACATTACTATATTAGTATCTCTTTTCATTTCCTTTATAAATTCTTCAGCCCCTTTCACTTCCGGTGCTAAAGTAATAAGCTTAACTATATCTTTATAATTTTTTATAAAATCATACTCTGCTTTTCTTATGTATTCCTTAGACTGTGCACCCTTATATTCTTCACTTATAAAGGGGCCTTCTACATTTGCTCCTAAGACTTTTGCTCCATCAAATTTTTCAGATAAAGCTTCTCTAACTGTGTCTAAAGCTTTCTCTATTTTTTCTTTAGACATAGTCATAGTTGTTGGCAAAAATGAAGTAACCCCATTTTTACATATGGAAGTGCTTATTTTTTCAATATCCTCTAAAGTACCATCCATAGTATCGCTTCCACCAGAACCGTGAATGTGAACATCTATAAACCCTGGAGACACGTAATTATTTTTTGCATCTATAATTTTTGGATCTTTTACACGTTTTAAATATTCTTCAATTTTATCTTCATCAATTAGGTCTATTATTTTTTCATTAAAAATCAACGCTTTATTTTTTAGCACCTTATCTTCTAATATAATTTTTCCATTTATTATGATTTTAATATTATTCATTTTAGCACCTCCCAATTTACAATCTATGTAAGAGTAATTTCATATTTATATTTATCACTTCTGTAAATTTCCCTAGTATGCTCGATAGGAATACCATTATCTAAATAAGTGGTTCTTCTAAACATAAGTGCAAGTGCGTTAACTCCCTGGTCCAATAAGTTACTTTCAAATTCATTAAGCACTATTGGTTCTATAGTTTGTTTTGCAAATTGAAGATTAAAATTGTATTTTTCCCTAAACACTTCATAAAGAGATTTTGACTCTAAGGTTTTTTTAGTAATATCTTTACACATGTAATAAGGAATATATATGGTTTCTATTGCATAGGGTTCATCTTCTATTATCCTTAACATATTTATCTCTAAAACTCTAGTTTCTTTAATAGGTAGTCTTAAGATTTCTATAATTTGTTTGTTGCTTTCTTTTATTTTAAATGAGAGTAATTTATTACTGGCCTTTAATCCTTTTCTTTGCATCTGCTCAGTAAAACCCTCTAACTGTAGTTTCTGTTTTTCTTTAGGCTTGGATACAAAAGTACCTTTACCTTGTTCTCTATATAAAACTCCTTCGTTTACTAAAGCCATTATAGCTTTGTTTACCGTCATCCTGCTTACACCTTGAAAATCACATATTTCTCTTTCAGGTGGAATAAGCTCTCCTGGAGATAACTCACCATTTTCTATTGCATCACCTATTGCTTCCTTTATTTGATAATACAGAGGTAGTGGACTATCTTTAGATATTTTTTTCAAAACTTACCCTCCTTATATTACATATTAATATATTGTTATGTTGTATATACCAATATTAATACATATAAATAATTTTTTCAATATAAATTTTATTTTATCTTCAATATTTTCATATGTTTTTATAATAAGTTGGAAGTTTTAATTTACATCCTAAATTATATTTGTAAAAACATTTTTCAAATGTTTTTACTACTTCTTTATCAAATATAGTCCCAACACCAGACATTATTAGCTCATATGCTTCATTAAGGCTAAACTTATCCCTATAACTTCTCTTTGCACTTACTGCTGTAAAAACATCGCAAACACTTACTATTTTTGCATAATCACTTATTTCATCTTTATTTAATCTAAAAGGATAACCTTCTCCATCAGCCCTCTCGTGATGCTGAAGCACACCTTCTCTAACTTCTTTGGGGATTAAGTTATTTTTTTCAAAATGTTGTATCCATATATTGGATGCTTTTTTATTATAACTAGCTCTTCCTTTGTAAGTGAACCTTTTTTGTTAATTATGTCATTGGATATTTTTATTTTTCCTATGTCATGAAGCATACCTGTTAATCCTATTTGTTTAATTTCTTTTATATTATATTTCATGCACATTGCTAAATAAGTCGCCATTATGCCCGTGTCTAAACAATGTATGTAAGTATAGTCGTCAAAAGATTTTACATCGTATAAGTCATCACTAACGCAATCTTCTTTTATTACATTTTCAATAATTTTCTCTAGGATCTTAAGATCTTTCTTTGCACAACTTTTTCCTCTAATCATATTTTCAAATAAACTCGGCATTTTATGTGGCTCACCTACCCTTTATTTACTTAATAAGAAGCAGTTAAAGCTATACTATTAGCCCCAACTTAAATTATGGTATTATTTTTTACTCTGATTTTCGAACTTGCTTTAATAATATAAAAATTGTATTCTCTTATATTTTCGAAGAATCCCTAAAAAATTTAATATAATTTTA is part of the Haloimpatiens sp. FM7315 genome and harbors:
- the nagA gene encoding N-acetylglucosamine-6-phosphate deacetylase, which gives rise to MKIIINGKIILEDKVLKNKALIFNEKIIDLIDEDKIEEYLKRVKDPKIIDAKNNYVSPGFIDVHIHGSGGSDTMDGTLEDIEKISTSICKNGVTSFLPTTMTMSKEKIEKALDTVREALSEKFDGAKVLGANVEGPFISEEYKGAQSKEYIRKAEYDFIKNYKDIVKLITLAPEVKGAEEFIKEMKRDTNIVMSIGHSNASYEEALKAIDMGISHSTHIFNAMTPLHHRKPGVVGAIFNSKVSCEIIADTIHVHPAIFELLINVKGKEKIVLITDSMRAGNLEDGNYELGGQKVVVKDNSARLVDGTLAGSILTLNNAVKNMFLKTSIKIQDAVAMATINPARVLKVDNKKGSLKIGKDSDIVIFDEKFNINMTIVEGNTVFKE
- the nagB gene encoding glucosamine-6-phosphate deaminase — translated: MNIIVVKDYKEMSRKAAKIMASQVILKPDSILGLATGSTPIGMYEELIRMYKNGDLDFSSVKTFNLDEYYGLNKENEQSYYNFMMKNLFKHVNVKKENINIPDGMAMDTEKECLKYEKKIEASGGIDMQVLGIGANGHIGFNEPYESFEPITHLVKLDEKTIKDNSRFFNSVDEVPKTALSMGIKTIMMSKKIILLASGESKKEAIIKTIKGKISPEVPASILQLHKDVTFILDEKAAEEL
- a CDS encoding GntR family transcriptional regulator; this translates as MKKISKDSPLPLYYQIKEAIGDAIENGELSPGELIPPEREICDFQGVSRMTVNKAIMALVNEGVLYREQGKGTFVSKPKEKQKLQLEGFTEQMQRKGLKASNKLLSFKIKESNKQIIEILRLPIKETRVLEINMLRIIEDEPYAIETIYIPYYMCKDITKKTLESKSLYEVFREKYNFNLQFAKQTIEPIVLNEFESNLLDQGVNALALMFRRTTYLDNGIPIEHTREIYRSDKYKYEITLT